One window of Pseudomonas sp. FP198 genomic DNA carries:
- the cydB gene encoding cytochrome d ubiquinol oxidase subunit II: MGIDLPLIWAVVIIFGIMMYVIMDGFDLGIGILFPFVKGERDRDVMMNTVAPVWDGNETWLVLGGAGLFGAFPLAYSVVLSALYLPLILMLIGLIFRGVAFEFRFKAKAEKRHLWDKAFIGGSLTATFFQGVALGAFIDGFEVVNRQFAGGSLDWFTPFTVFCGLALIAAYALLGCTWLIMKTEGKLQEQMHDLARPLAFVVLAVIGIVSIWTPLAHADIAARWFTLPNLFWFLPVPILVLVTMYGLFRAVARNANYTPFILTLVLIFLGYSGLGISLWPNIVPPSISIWDAASPPQSQGFMLVGTLFIIPLILVYTFWSYYVFRGTHDDGYH; the protein is encoded by the coding sequence TTCCCTTCGTCAAGGGCGAGCGCGACCGCGACGTGATGATGAATACCGTCGCGCCAGTCTGGGACGGTAACGAAACCTGGCTGGTGCTGGGCGGCGCCGGGCTGTTCGGGGCGTTTCCGCTGGCCTATTCGGTGGTGCTCTCGGCGCTGTACCTGCCGCTGATCCTGATGCTCATCGGCCTGATCTTCCGGGGCGTGGCATTCGAGTTCCGCTTCAAGGCCAAGGCCGAGAAGCGGCATTTGTGGGACAAGGCTTTCATCGGTGGTTCGCTGACGGCGACCTTTTTCCAGGGCGTGGCGCTGGGGGCATTCATTGACGGTTTCGAGGTGGTCAATCGCCAGTTTGCCGGCGGCTCCCTGGATTGGTTCACGCCGTTTACGGTGTTCTGCGGCCTGGCGCTGATCGCCGCCTACGCTTTGCTCGGCTGTACCTGGCTGATCATGAAGACCGAAGGCAAGCTGCAAGAACAGATGCACGATCTGGCCAGGCCACTGGCATTCGTGGTGCTCGCCGTGATCGGCATCGTCAGCATCTGGACGCCGCTGGCTCACGCCGACATCGCGGCACGCTGGTTCACCCTGCCGAACCTGTTCTGGTTCCTGCCGGTGCCGATCCTGGTGCTCGTCACCATGTACGGCTTGTTCCGCGCCGTCGCCCGCAACGCCAACTACACGCCGTTCATCCTGACGCTGGTGTTGATCTTTCTTGGCTACAGTGGCCTCGGCATCAGCTTGTGGCCGAACATCGTGCCGCCGTCCATTTCGATCTGGGACGCCGCGTCACCGCCCCAGAGCCAGGGCTTCATGCTGGTCGGCACGCTGTTCATCATTCCGTTGATCCTGGTGTACACCTTCTGGAGCTACTACGTGTTCCGCGGCACCCATGACGATGGCTACCATTGA
- a CDS encoding DUF2474 domain-containing protein, which produces MAKPDLKDIEAAEKKPLWQRLGWLVMIWAGSVLALFIVASLMRMFMNAAGLTTH; this is translated from the coding sequence ATGGCCAAGCCTGACCTGAAAGACATCGAAGCCGCTGAGAAAAAACCGTTATGGCAGCGGCTCGGCTGGCTGGTGATGATCTGGGCCGGGAGTGTGCTGGCGCTGTTCATCGTTGCCAGCCTGATGCGGATGTTCATGAACGCCGCCGGGCTGACGACTCATTGA